In Pongo abelii isolate AG06213 chromosome 5, NHGRI_mPonAbe1-v2.0_pri, whole genome shotgun sequence, a single genomic region encodes these proteins:
- the LOC100458661 gene encoding acyl-protein thioesterase 2 produces the protein MWCMCGNTMSVPLLTDAATVSGAERETAVVIFLHGLGDTGHSWAYALSTIRLPHVKYICPHVPRIPVTLNMKMVMPSWFDLMGLGPDAPEDEAGIKKAAENIKALIEHEMKNGIPANRIILGGFSQGGALSLYTALTCPHPLAGIVVLSCGLPLHRALPQAANGSAKDLAILQCHGELDPMVPVRFGALTAEKLWSVVIPARVQFKTYPGVMHSSCPQEMAAVKEFLEKLLPPV, from the coding sequence atgtggtgtatgtgtggtaACACCATGTCTGTGCCTCTGCTCACCGATGCTGCCACCGTGTCTGGAGCTGAGCGGGAAACGGCCGTGGTTATTTTTTTACATGGACTTGGAGACACAGGGCACAGCTGGGCTTACGCCCTCTCCACCATCCGGCTCCCTCATGTCAAGTACATCTGTCCCCATGTGCCTAGGATCCCTGTGACCCTCAACATGAAGATGGTGATGCCCTCCTGGTTTGACCTGATGGGGCTGGGTCCAGATGCCCCAGAGGACGAGGCTGGCATCAAAAAGGCAGCAGAGAACATCAAGGCCTTGATTGAGCATGAAATGAAGAATGGGATCCCTGCCAATCGAATCATCCTGGGAGGCTTTTCACAGGGCGGGGCCCTGTCCCTCTACACGGCCCTCACCTGCCCCCACCCTCTGGCTGGCATCGTGGTGTTGAGCTGCGGGCTGCCTCTGCACCGGGCCTTACCCCAGGCAGCTAATGGCAGTGCCAAGGACCTGGCCATCCTCCAGTGCCATGGGGAGCTGGACCCCATGGTGCCTGTACGGTTTGGGGCTCTGACGGCTGAGAAGCTCTGGTCTGTTGTCATACCTGCCAGGGTCCAGTTCAAGACATACCCGGGTGTCATGCACAGCTCCTGTCCTCAGGAGATGGCAGCTGTGAAGGAATTTCTTGAGAAGCTGCTGCCTCCTGTCTAA